The genome window accatattcatattttagcattgttgaagaatacacacgtcccacatcggaaacttaacaaaatagaaagtccGTCCCTCTGAAATCTTAACACGGTATCAAAGCCAGGTTGGTTGACTGGGCCCGattaaaccaaatcaaacaaactcaaatcaaacaataaccccaaattgaatcaaaatcaaacaaaccccaaatttaaataaattaataaataaaaagtgacCGATGTGGAATTGGTTGCACCTGTGGCCCACTAAAAAGTGGTCCTACgtgaggaggagtgttgaagaatacacgaatcccacatcggaaacttaATAGAAAGTCCCATATAATAAATGGTTCCACTCCTAATAAAATGGAGGCCTTTTGTATAAAACCTCACATCCGCTAAACAGGTGtttaagttggggacaatatcaATGTTGCTAGTGGTGGGCCAAGGGTCCGTCCCTCTGAAATCTTAACACAGACAACACTCGCTTCAACCGAGGATCAAGCATTCCTATTCAAgcaatttctgtttttttgggtaagcAAGCAATCCTCTTTAagctttgtttctttgtttctattttttttatgcacCTCAAACGCAAAGCTCTGCATATCTCTTCAAGTTACCCCTTTAGTGATTGTCTTATAAATTTAATCTCTATAAATATTCATTTGGTTCCTAGTGATAGTGGAATACAGTTCAATCATCAAATTGCCCTGAATTCTCTAAAACCAGGACAAAAGTTTGTTCCTATCAAGGATTTGTGgataaaaaatagaagaaaaacatatattcTGTGTTGATAGGTAAATTCCTGTCTCCCCATTTTGCTTAGTGGATCATTTGATTGTAGTTGTTAATATCAAGGGTTAACCAAAGTTAACATATGTCACAATCTAGATTGTTTTCAATGCTGCATCTAGCTTGATTCAAGGTGGTGACCAAATTTGCAGTGAAAAAGATTTTGATGTGTTCAAACTCTAAATACTCTGTTTATGTGCACGAGTTTGATCACATGGCACGTGCCAAGGACAACTGTTCTATATGTGGTCCTTTTCGTATCATTTTGGTCTCTCATAAGGGCAAAGCTTTGACAGAATGTTTGGATTGACTTCGTGAATCTCTTAACGAAAAGCTAGTTCAATTGGTTTTATATGCATTTAATTATAACAATGAAAATTATTCATAAGCTAAAACTTTTTGAAGGGAATTACTTTTGCCACATACATTTTCCTTTACTACCCAATATTCATGCTATATTTGATTATTcgaaaatttggattttattttatgacaATTCTTTGTgtttcaatatttttctttcctttttttgaaACCAATCATTGTATCCGATGAGGCATATGAAAAGAATTGGATGGATTGGATTTAATCCTAAATTGGGTGGAAGTGTAAAATCTACAAACTAAGCAAATTTGAGTTGGACTGGATTGTACATGTTGGTTGGCTTGGTCTACGAGTTAAGGTTTTATTCTTGAAgattgaaattggtacttaggtgaaGTGAGTAAATTAAAATCCCAATAGACAGATTTAAGACAACAATGATATTGTTTCTAGTAACAATATGACTAGTCAATTGTTAATACTTACCACAAATCAAATGTTAAAACCTTCAAgcttaaaagagaaatatatgacaacctaggcacttAAAAGGACCCGTCAATCTATACATCTCATGTACTAGCAACAATTAGATTGAAAGGTGTGTGAACATTCATCAGCATTTTAGAGATAACATATATAGTATGACTAATCATAAAATCAAGAACAACACACCAGAaatgttcacccagaaacccacaaTTGGAAAAAACTGTGAATCATCACTCagaccaggcaatccactaagtgAAGAAGATTCGTATAGAAAAAGTAATCACAAGCTCAAACAAtcctagatctatttaggaaaTGAGCACTACCTCCTTGTGCAACCTTCTTCCCCAAACTTAGTTGAGCTAGTAGCTTGTCCTTCATGGAAATGGCAGCTAGTCCATCAACTTCTTCACCCCATGGCACCGCAACTCAGCTAGGATGATGAAGTGTTTAAACTAAACCCTagatgaaaatttcaaaaaccacAGTATATTTCAAAAaccaattttcaaaatctcatAATGAAAATCCAAACCTCACAAAGTAGAGAATGCAAAGTAAAAGTTTTACTCTAAAAAATCTCAAAGGGTGAAGTGGATTTCGAAAATGGAAACAAAGTTCAAAAGCTATTTGAAAACCTCATTTTCAGAAGCCATGAACACTCTCAAACAAACCAAAGAGAAAACCAAGTTTTCCAAAATGGTGCAAAtgaaagagatgagagattaaaaCTTTTATATGCAAAGCTATGGTCAGATTTTCTCAAAAAGAAGTAgctttcaaaatgaaatattgaaaACTCATTTCTATGTCGTGAACACTCTCAGacaaactaaaaagaaaaccaagttTTCTAAAATggtgaaaatgaaagagatgagagatgaaaTTTCAATGAAAGCCCAAAAGGAATTCAAGAACCCATGAACTCTACTCTCCAAAAGTAAAACCTAATTTATGCACAATCTCTCACtagaactctctctctctctctctctctctctctctctctctctctcaaaacgcatatgaaaaatgtaaaatgAGAGAGTTGGTAAGTCCATACCAGCCCCAGCCTTTTTGGTAGGTCAAAAGGACACTTGGGAACCAATGATTGGACTTATAATAAGCAAAATCACGTGCCTTGGTTAAAAATCCCGTGCTGGAAATATTGGCCTATATGACTGGTCATCTGGAAAAATTCTTGTGATGCAAATGATGATTTTCCTAATGATGCCCATTATAAATGAATGCTTAAATTATCTTGGTTTTGTAACCTCAAAAGCTCTTCAATGTACTTTAACTTTCTAGCAAATACTCAAGTCCTAATTTCTAAAGATGGCTAAGAAGAATTACATACATCACAACTAATGATGCATGCAGGAGAACACTATAATGCATGCAATGCATACATAAAGATATTACCTTCATTGGGCTTGATTGCATTGGATAATTATGAAGTTGATCTCAATCACAGTAGTCAACTTAGCACTAACTCGAACTAGCCTAAATTCTTTGAGCTTGATCATACATATGAGATTACATGTTTGTTAAGAAAAGCTACAAATATTGGCTAAACAAAACTTAACAAAgatatatagaaaaatatttttatcatACAAGGAAGTATTGCCTTAATTAAAAACATGCACCAAAGCTGAGTCCCAAACTGATAAAGCAACacattcaattaaaaaacaaccaaaagcaaaatacAAATGATGGAATGATTTGCCGATAATGTCCTTTATTGCATTAAGTAGGCACATGAAAATGATTTACACTTTGATGTCATGAATTATACAACAAGTTATGGTTAACTAACAAAAGTGGGTGTATTTCTTTGAGAttgtaaatatttataaacaaaGCCATGTAGGTTATGAAGGTTGATATCATAATGCTTAGTAGCCCTGGAACATTGGTGGAGGTGGAGATGAGTATTGGGAGCCGAAGGTTGGTGGCAGGACAAAGTCATCTACTGGAGGGGGTGATGAGACAACGAGAGGAGGAggtgaaggagaaggagaaggtgGGGGAGGAGAGTTTTCTGGAGGCGGTGGAGACTGGgtaggtggtggtggtgattggACTGGAGGTGGCGGCGAGTAGACTGGTGCTGGTGGTGGGGGTGATTGGATCGGGGGTGGTGGAGAATGGACAGGTGGTGGAGGAGAGTGGACCGGTGGTGGAGGAGAGTGGACCGGTGGTGGTGGAGAGTGGACTGGTGCTGGTGGTGGGGGTGATTGGACCGGGGGTGGAGGAGAGTAGACCGGTGGTGGTGGAGAGTGGACTGGTGCTGGTGGTGGGGGTGATTGGACCGGGGGTGGTGGAGAGTGGACCGGTGGTGGAGGAGAGTGGATCGGTGGTGGTGGAGAGTGGAttggtggtggaggagagtGGATTGGTGTTGGTGGTGGGGGTGATTGGACCGGGGGTGGAGGAGAGTGGACCGGTGGTGGTGGAGAGTGGATTGGTGCTGGTGGTGGAGGTGATTGGATCGGAGGTGGAGGAGAGTGGACTGGTGTTGGTGGTGGGGGTGATTGGACCGGGGGTGGTGGAGAGTGGACTGGTGctggtggtggaggagagtGGATCGGGGGCGGAGGAGAGTTGACTGGTGctggtggtggaggagagtGGACTGGTGctggtggtggaggagagtGGACCGGGGGCGGAGGAGAGTTGACTGGGGGTGGAGGAGAGTGAACCGGGGGCGGAGGAGAGTGAACCGGGGGCGGAGGAGAGTTGACTGGGGGTGGAGGAGAGTGAACCGGTGGTGGGGGAGAGTGGACTGGAGGTGGAGGATAATGGACTGGGGGTGGTGGAGAATGAGCTGGTGGTGGAGAGTGGacaggtggtggtggagaatGGACTGGTGGAGGAGGTGATTGCACTGGTGGAAGGGGTGAGTTGACTAGTGGTGGAAGAGAGTGAActggtggaggaggagggtgGATTGGAAATACAGGACTTTGCCCTGTGGGTTCAGGCGATGGTGGCATTGTTACAGGTgctggaggaggaggatgaacTGGAACCCTAGGACTTGTAGTGGTAGGCTCAGGTGGTGGTGGTCCTTCTTCAACTATTTCAGGGGGGCTAGCAACTGGTTCTGGAGATGGTTCTGGTGTGAGAGTTTCTTTAGGTGGTTCCTCTTTGAGAGGCTGTTCTTTGGGTGGCTCCTCTTTGGGAGGTGCTTCCTTTGGTGGCTCTTCTTTGGGAGGTTGCTCCTTGGGTGGCTCCTCCTTAGGAGGCTGTTCTTTGGGTGGTTCCTCTTTAGGAGGCTGTTCTTTGGGTAGCTCCTCCTTGGGAGGTTCTTCCTTTGGTGGCTCCTCTTTGGGAGGTTCTTCCTTTGGTGGCTCCTCCTTGGGTGGTTCTTCTTTTGGTGGCTGCTCCTTAGGACGTTCTTCCTTTGGTGGTTGCTCTTTGGGTTGTTCTTCCTTTGGTGGCTCCTCCTTGGGTGGTTCTTCCTTTGGTGGCTCTTCCTTTGGTGGCTGCTCTTTGTGAGGTTCTTCCTTTTGTGGCTGCTCTTTGGGTGGTTCTTCCTTTGGTGGCTCTTCCTTGGGTGGTTCCTCCTTTGGTGGCTCCTCCTTGGGTGGTTGTTCTTTTGGTGGCTCCTCCTTGGGAGGTTGTTCCTTGGGTGGCTCCTCCTTGGGAGGTTGTTCCTTGGGTGGCTCCTCTTTTGGAGGTTGTTCCTTTGGTGGCTCCTCTTTGGGGGGTTGTTCCTTCTTGGGAGGTTCTTCTTTAGGGGGTTGTGGTTTGGGTGTAGAAGGTGTTGGAACCGATTCCGGTGATGGTTTTGGTGGTTGTTGCTTAGGTTGTGGAGGAGGTTGTTGTTTAGGTTGTTCTGGCTTTGGTGTCTTTGGCTTCTCAACTGGAGGCTGAGATGGTTTTGATGGTCCTTGTCCACCTCCTTGTCCACCTCCACACTTTGCCTTACCGCAATCCACTGGTTTGCTAACAACAACTTGACATTCTTTTGCTAACTTTTGTTGAGGCCTATCTGGTAAGCAGTTGCTTATGTCATCAAACACAACGTTCTTCCGAGAAGACGGTACACATTCTTGGGTCTCACCATTGAAGAAGTTATCAGAGAATGTGAAGTTCACTAAGTTTGGCAATGTGCATATACTCTCAGGAACAAACCCAGTTAGCATGTTGTGTGAAATATCCACCTCTTCCAACTTCTCTAGGCCTTTGAAAGTTTTGGACAAGATCCCACTGAATGTGTTTGAACTAATATCAAACACAGTCACCTTTGAGAGATATCCGATTTCAGGAGGCAAACACCCAGCAAACTTGTTGTTGGACAAGATGATCTCGTTCAAAGTGTTTACCATCTTTCCAATGCTGTTAGGGATGCAGCCCTCAAGATCATTGTTGGCGACCACAAGAACTGAGACAGGGGAGTTACCAAGCGTGTCAGGAATGGTGGATGTGAACCTGTTGTCGTTCAAGAACAGGCCATCCAATTTCTTGTTGAAGAGCTCAGGAGGCAATTTCCCCTCAAAATTATTAAACCTGAGGTCAAGATACTTGAGGTTTGGAATATGCAGGACAACTTCTGGGAACGATCCCACGAATCGGTTGTTGCTAACATCGAACTCATGGAGAAGAGTTAGCCTAGAGAAGCTCTTGGGGATGATACCACAGAACCTGTTGGAGTTTATGTGGAACAAGGCGATGTCGGTCAACAGGCCTAATTCAACAGGAAGGTATCCTGCAATGTCGGCATGGTTGAGATCAATGCCAGCCACAACCTCTAATTCTGGGTCATCAAGAGCTTTTGCACAGAACACTCCGGTATAAGAGCAGACATTAGCACCAACCCAGTTCTCTGTTGTTTTAAGAGGGTCTGAGTATATGGCCTTTTTCCATGCTTGAAGTGCAATGTATGCACGTCTAAGCCTGGTGTTGGGAAAGTTCAGGTTCAACTCAACCTCAAATTCATAATGATCAGGAAAGTCACCGCCTTCAGGGAGGGCTAACAGCTGTCTACGTGCAATAGAGGACGCTTCGGCATTGGTTAGAGCAgaggagaaggaagagaatgaagaaaagaaaagaaagaaaactagGAAGCAGCCAGAGCCCTGCATTTTTGGCTTTTCCACTGCCTCCTAGGTTTTGCCCAAGGATGCTTGTAGGTGGTGAGGAGGAGAGGGTGAATAGGGAGTGTTATATTGAGCGTCAGGGccagtttggtttggtttgtttgaGAGGCTGTGCAAAAATTTCTCTGCTATTTTTGCAATCTCAAGTAATTTGCCCATCTGGCTTTCACAAATTAAGCACCACAAAATTGGTTGGTTACagcttttcttcatgtttttcaaaacaaatctAAATTTAGGGAAGTTTTGTTTGGCAATGGAAATGCTTAGTAATTTGGTATTTTTGCCTAAATTTGCTTGTCATGGTTACTAAATGATTAACGGTTGATGACCAAGTCTCCTCCCAAATATCAGTAAAGAATTTTGCATGCAAATAGATGGAGATCGCAGaatttctctcatttgtttatAGAAAGATCAGTACTTTCGACCACATGAAAATCAGAACTTTTTTTGGTAAATCATGATCAGTACTTTCCGGCCAGCCACCCCAACAAATgtgaaaaaaagaacataataGTAACAGGTCCAACTCGATGGCCTAGTGGGGTTTTTATGCCCTTCTCATAATTCTCTTTTTCAACTCTATGTCATGTTCTgtccacccaaaaaaaaagaaaaggaaaagacaaaaatCAACTCTTTGTTTATTGAAAAaggttttggtttggttaaacTAGTTCCAATTAAAATTGCTTCTTAGATTATAGATTGTAAGAGCCGGATTCATTTGCAAGATGTAcctttctgtttttgtaattcAGGACATTTTATTATCCCTTCAAAATTCAAGTACTGCTTACatatttgtgtttttctttctacATAAACATCAGCTTACAGAAATATAACATCGAACTGCAAAGGGCTATAATTAAGATCATTTACTCTTGCACTCGAGGTCATGTTGGAATTCACATCACCCAATCGCTTGtgtaaaaaaaacataaaatttaataCTTGTGCATAGAATAACCACATAAAATATGCGAGTTGGAACATGGCATCATTGGCCTTTTTGTACACAAAGCAAAAGGCAACTAAGACAATGCTTAATGTTCAAAGTTATGACCTTCCCCTAGCAGATTTTAAGTGCAAGCAAAAGGAACTTGGGCCACTTGGCTTGGTTTTGACTTTTGGGTTGAGTTTGAACTTAAATCCTTACAAGTCCAGTCAACTCAGAATCCTCTTGATTAGTCTATGTCCATACGCATATATCCTACATAAACACATTTGCACGCGTTTTAAGCCATTATTGCAGTCAAAGGCTGCCTTTGGCTTTGgtacaagaagaagaagcctcAACAAGAAATGCCCACCAACTCTCTACATAGTCTAAATTTTGGAGCCACCGCAAaccaccaaaacaaaacataaacataaacaCTTGCTATTTGGGAATactttaaaagaaagaaaatcaaatgatTCTCCCAGCCAACCACAAGGCACCAACAACGacatcaatttcttctccttgttctGCTTCCCTTCTTTCCCTTCGCCAGTGAAAGACAAAGACCCTTTTCCTATGGGAACCTCAACCAGAACCTCAAGCTCAGACGCTTTGACCACCACTCTCTCCAACTCAATCCAAGCTCTGGGTCGTGGCTTTGATGTCACTTCCGATATTAGGCTTCTCTACTGCAAAGGGACACCTGGGTCCAGGCTTGTGATTCTTGATGAAGATCAGGCTAAAGATCTTGTTTTGTCTGATGGTGTTGTTGTGCCAAATGTGCCTGTCGATATCGACTGCGTACGTGGCCAGAGGACCATTGAGAGAAATCCTGTCTGCAGCTTCCATGAGGTGCTTTTTGATCCACTTTTGGTTGAtgggttttttgtttattatgaGTTTAGATTCAAATTCcatgatttttttggtgtATTTGGGTAACTTAGGTTCTTGTTGCTGCTTATGTCACTGCAGAAACTTCAGTTCTGTATTGGGCTTGCTAGGAATTCAGTTTTCttggttttattttagttGAGTACTAAAAGTTGCCATCTTGGTTTGTTTTAAGCTTTGTAATTTGATGGTGAAGGGTACTTGTTGCTATGCTGGGTTTTCATGGTTTTGGGATTTCATATTTTGTGCCCTGTTGGGCTTTATTCAATTTTGCTTGTGTCAATTGCTTATATGTGAATCCAGTTATCTTTAGGTACGTCAACACTTGATATGGTTGTTTTCCATGGCATAGTCTGAAAGTTAGAAAAGATCATGTCTTTGTCTTTTTCTGGGCTTCTgaattgtttttcttcataGATACTACTTAGAGAGGAAAAAACCTTGAGTATCAGCATTATATGCTTGGTTGTCTTGAATTGTTTGTGATATGCAGAGAATAAATTACTCATCTCTTGCAGAACAATGCACTATGAGCTTGTTAGGCCAAAGTTCTAGTGAATGTTTATCTTCCTTCTTGAGGGTTCAAAACATAAGCAAGTGATAGTAGGCAAGTTACAATTGGGAAAATGTTGCATACTTGGACAACAGAGAGATGGCTAAATGAAGAAGAATGGTGTgaataaattatttgaaataAACAGTTTGTATAGTTTGCTTAACCAAACCTGTTTAGTTCATTAGAGAATAAAGTTGTCCTGAGATCCTGTGAACATGCTTACGCATAAAACTTAAGCTGTTGTGATCTAACAATTTATATTCCAACAGTAACCAAGTTCAGAtgtattttcttaaattagaattttcatttttgaactATGTCTTCTGTTTATAGAATCAATGGTATCTATACCTATGTGGTTACGATTTCATGCATGCATTGGTATTTTGACTTACTTTCTCCTAATTATAGCAAACCATTTTACCTTGTTGTTAAAGTACAATTTTATGATCTTATGCCTTTGATCTTGAAACTCCAGATGGCAGAATACTTCAACAAGAAATCAGGAATATCAGGACGCA of Prunus dulcis chromosome 4, ALMONDv2, whole genome shotgun sequence contains these proteins:
- the LOC117624748 gene encoding pollen-specific leucine-rich repeat extensin-like protein 1 isoform X2, with protein sequence MQGSGCFLVFFLFFSSFSSFSSALTNAEASSIARRQLLALPEGGDFPDHYEFEVELNLNFPNTRLRRAYIALQAWKKAIYSDPLKTTENWVGANVCSYTGVFCAKALDDPELEVVAGIDLNHADIAGYLPVELGLLTDIALFHINSNRFCGIIPKSFSRLTLLHEFDVSNNRFVGSFPEVVLHIPNLKYLDLRFNNFEGKLPPELFNKKLDGLFLNDNRFTSTIPDTLGNSPVSVLVVANNDLEGCIPNSIGKMVNTLNEIILSNNKFAGCLPPEIGYLSKVTVFDISSNTFSGILSKTFKGLEKLEEVDISHNMLTGFVPESICTLPNLVNFTFSDNFFNGETQECVPSSRKNVVFDDISNCLPDRPQQKLAKECQVVVSKPVDCGKAKCGGGQGGGQGPSKPSQPPVEKPKTPKPEQPKQQPPPQPKQQPPKPSPESVPTPSTPKPQPPKEEPPKKEQPPKEEPPKEQPPKEEPPKEQPPKEEPPKEQPPKEEPPKEQPPKEEPPKEEPPKEEPPKEEPPKEQPQKEEPHKEQPPKEEPPKEEPPKEEPPKEEQPKEQPPKEERPKEQPPKEEPPKEEPPKEEPPKEEPPKEEPPKEELPKEQPPKEEPPKEQPPKEEPPKEQPPKEEPPKEAPPKEEPPKEQPLKEEPPKETLTPEPSPEPVASPPEIVEEGPPPPEPTTTSPRVPVHPPPPAPVTMPPSPEPTGQSPVFPIHPPPPPVHSLPPLVNSPLPPVQSPPPPVHSPPPPVHSPPPAHSPPPPVHYPPPPVHSPPPPVHSPPPPVNSPPPPVHSPPPPVHSPPPPVNSPPPPVHSPPPPVNSPPPPIHSPPPPAPVHSPPPPVQSPPPPTPVHSPPPPIQSPPPPAPIHSPPPPVHSPPPPVQSPPPPTPIHSPPPPIHSPPPPIHSPPPPVHSPPPPVQSPPPPAPVHSPPPPVYSPPPPVQSPPPPAPVHSPPPPVHSPPPPVHSPPPPVHSPPPPIQSPPPPAPVYSPPPPVQSPPPPTQSPPPPENSPPPPSPSPSPPPLVVSSPPPVDDFVLPPTFGSQYSSPPPPMFQGY
- the LOC117624748 gene encoding pollen-specific leucine-rich repeat extensin-like protein 1 isoform X3; this encodes MQGSGCFLVFFLFFSSFSSFSSALTNAEASSIARRQLLALPEGGDFPDHYEFEVELNLNFPNTRLRRAYIALQAWKKAIYSDPLKTTENWVGANVCSYTGVFCAKALDDPELEVVAGIDLNHADIAGYLPVELGLLTDIALFHINSNRFCGIIPKSFSRLTLLHEFDVSNNRFVGSFPEVVLHIPNLKYLDLRFNNFEGKLPPELFNKKLDGLFLNDNRFTSTIPDTLGNSPVSVLVVANNDLEGCIPNSIGKMVNTLNEIILSNNKFAGCLPPEIGYLSKVTVFDISSNTFSGILSKTFKGLEKLEEVDISHNMLTGFVPESICTLPNLVNFTFSDNFFNGETQECVPSSRKNVVFDDISNCLPDRPQQKLAKECQVVVSKPVDCGKAKCGGGQGGGQGPSKPSQPPVEKPKTPKPEQPKQQPPPQPKQQPPKPSPESVPTPSTPKPQPPKEEPPKKEQPPKEEPPKEQPPKEEPPKEQPPKEEPPKEQPPKEEPPKEQPPKEEPPKEEPPKEEPPKEEPPKEQPQKEEPHKEQPPKEEPPKEEPPKEEPPKEEQPKEQPPKEERPKEQPPKEEPPKEEPPKEEPPKEEPPKEEPPKEELPKEQPPKEEPPKEQPPKEEPPKEQPPKEEPPKEAPPKEEPPKEQPLKEEPPKETLTPEPSPEPVASPPEIVEEGPPPPEPTTTSPRVPVHPPPPAPVTMPPSPEPTGQSPVFPIHPPPPPVHSLPPLVNSPLPPVQSPPPPVHSPPPPVHSPPPAHSPPPPVHYPPPPVHSPPPPVHSPPPPVNSPPPPVHSPPPPVHSPPPPVNSPPPPVHSPPPPAPVHSPPPPVQSPPPPTPVHSPPPPIQSPPPPAPIHSPPPPVHSPPPPVQSPPPPTPIHSPPPPIHSPPPPIHSPPPPVHSPPPPVQSPPPPAPVHSPPPPVYSPPPPVQSPPPPAPVHSPPPPVHSPPPPVHSPPPPVHSPPPPIQSPPPPAPVYSPPPPVQSPPPPTQSPPPPENSPPPPSPSPSPPPLVVSSPPPVDDFVLPPTFGSQYSSPPPPMFQGY
- the LOC117624748 gene encoding pollen-specific leucine-rich repeat extensin-like protein 1 isoform X4 — its product is MQGSGCFLVFFLFFSSFSSFSSALTNAEASSIARRQLLALPEGGDFPDHYEFEVELNLNFPNTRLRRAYIALQAWKKAIYSDPLKTTENWVGANVCSYTGVFCAKALDDPELEVVAGIDLNHADIAGYLPVELGLLTDIALFHINSNRFCGIIPKSFSRLTLLHEFDVSNNRFVGSFPEVVLHIPNLKYLDLRFNNFEGKLPPELFNKKLDGLFLNDNRFTSTIPDTLGNSPVSVLVVANNDLEGCIPNSIGKMVNTLNEIILSNNKFAGCLPPEIGYLSKVTVFDISSNTFSGILSKTFKGLEKLEEVDISHNMLTGFVPESICTLPNLVNFTFSDNFFNGETQECVPSSRKNVVFDDISNCLPDRPQQKLAKECQVVVSKPVDCGKAKCGGGQGGGQGPSKPSQPPVEKPKTPKPEQPKQQPPPQPKQQPPKPSPESVPTPSTPKPQPPKEEPPKKEQPPKEEPPKEQPPKEEPPKEQPPKEEPPKEQPPKEEPPKEQPPKEEPPKEEPPKEEPPKEEPPKEQPQKEEPHKEQPPKEEPPKEEPPKEEPPKEEQPKEQPPKEERPKEQPPKEEPPKEEPPKEEPPKEEPPKEEPPKEELPKEQPPKEEPPKEQPPKEEPPKEQPPKEEPPKEAPPKEEPPKEQPLKEEPPKETLTPEPSPEPVASPPEIVEEGPPPPEPTTTSPRVPVHPPPPAPVTMPPSPEPTGQSPVFPIHPPPPPVHSLPPLVNSPLPPVQSPPPPVHSPPPPVHSPPPAHSPPPPVHYPPPPVHSPPPPVHSPPPPVNSPPPPVHSPPPPAPVNSPPPPIHSPPPPAPVHSPPPPVQSPPPPTPVHSPPPPIQSPPPPAPIHSPPPPVHSPPPPVQSPPPPTPIHSPPPPIHSPPPPIHSPPPPVHSPPPPVQSPPPPAPVHSPPPPVYSPPPPVQSPPPPAPVHSPPPPVHSPPPPVHSPPPPVHSPPPPIQSPPPPAPVYSPPPPVQSPPPPTQSPPPPENSPPPPSPSPSPPPLVVSSPPPVDDFVLPPTFGSQYSSPPPPMFQGY
- the LOC117624748 gene encoding pollen-specific leucine-rich repeat extensin-like protein 1 isoform X1, which translates into the protein MQGSGCFLVFFLFFSSFSSFSSALTNAEASSIARRQLLALPEGGDFPDHYEFEVELNLNFPNTRLRRAYIALQAWKKAIYSDPLKTTENWVGANVCSYTGVFCAKALDDPELEVVAGIDLNHADIAGYLPVELGLLTDIALFHINSNRFCGIIPKSFSRLTLLHEFDVSNNRFVGSFPEVVLHIPNLKYLDLRFNNFEGKLPPELFNKKLDGLFLNDNRFTSTIPDTLGNSPVSVLVVANNDLEGCIPNSIGKMVNTLNEIILSNNKFAGCLPPEIGYLSKVTVFDISSNTFSGILSKTFKGLEKLEEVDISHNMLTGFVPESICTLPNLVNFTFSDNFFNGETQECVPSSRKNVVFDDISNCLPDRPQQKLAKECQVVVSKPVDCGKAKCGGGQGGGQGPSKPSQPPVEKPKTPKPEQPKQQPPPQPKQQPPKPSPESVPTPSTPKPQPPKEEPPKKEQPPKEEPPKEQPPKEEPPKEQPPKEEPPKEQPPKEEPPKEQPPKEEPPKEEPPKEEPPKEEPPKEQPQKEEPHKEQPPKEEPPKEEPPKEEPPKEEQPKEQPPKEERPKEQPPKEEPPKEEPPKEEPPKEEPPKEEPPKEELPKEQPPKEEPPKEQPPKEEPPKEQPPKEEPPKEAPPKEEPPKEQPLKEEPPKETLTPEPSPEPVASPPEIVEEGPPPPEPTTTSPRVPVHPPPPAPVTMPPSPEPTGQSPVFPIHPPPPPVHSLPPLVNSPLPPVQSPPPPVHSPPPPVHSPPPAHSPPPPVHYPPPPVHSPPPPVHSPPPPVNSPPPPVHSPPPPVHSPPPPVNSPPPPVHSPPPPAPVHSPPPPAPVNSPPPPIHSPPPPAPVHSPPPPVQSPPPPTPVHSPPPPIQSPPPPAPIHSPPPPVHSPPPPVQSPPPPTPIHSPPPPIHSPPPPIHSPPPPVHSPPPPVQSPPPPAPVHSPPPPVYSPPPPVQSPPPPAPVHSPPPPVHSPPPPVHSPPPPVHSPPPPIQSPPPPAPVYSPPPPVQSPPPPTQSPPPPENSPPPPSPSPSPPPLVVSSPPPVDDFVLPPTFGSQYSSPPPPMFQGY